The following is a genomic window from Hymenobacter sp. APR13.
AGCAAGACCTGGAACGCGCCTACGCTGATCTGGAAGTGAAAGTGACTTTCCGGACGCTAGAGCTGGAGCGGGAAGTGCAGGAGCTGCGCCGCCAAGCCGCTCCCGGCAACACCTTCTAACTGCACCATCACCACATAGAAAAGGGGCGAATCCTACGTAGGATTCGCCCCTTTTTTGTTGACTCATCTTAGACGATTGCCTAAAGGCTCAGTACCTAAAACCGCACTTTACCAATGGTAAACACCGACACGGGCGGGTTTTGCATCATCTTATCGAGGTTGGCATACAGCACGTAGCTGTCGACGCCGCGGCGGGTGAGGGTAGTGGGGTACTGGGGCAGTGTAGCGAAAGTGCTACTGAGCGTGGCAGCGGCCCAACTGTTGCTGGTGCTGAGGCGGTACACTTTGCTTTGGCTGTTAGTCACTACCTGCAGCGTATTGCTGTCCTGCAGCAACAGGCCGTCGGCAGCACGCAGGTCGAGGCCAGTGGTGGTCACGCGGGTGAAGCCAGCGGGGTTGCTGACGGGCACTTTGAACAGCGCGCCTTCGTCAGACTTGGCCACCAGTAAAAAGCCGTCGGGATGGAACACGATGCCATTGAGACCGAACGCACCGGCTGGCGCGGCCAGCTGCTGATTGTCGAGAAACACCGAGGCCACGCCCTGCGCATCCACCTTGTAAATCACCGGCGCGAAGCTGTCGGTGACGTAGGCGTTGCCCTGGTTATCTACGGCAATGTCATTGGCGAAGTGGTTGGGGGCGCTGCGCAGGGCGCCTAGGTCGGTGTTGAACAGCACCTGCCCATTGTCGCGGTTGAAGCTCACAAGCTTGGCCACGTTGCGCAGCGTGCCGTTGGACGAGGCCACCAGCAGACGGTTGCGGCTGTCGTCGAGGTTCATGCCCACCGCCGAAATGATGCCGGCGCCGGAGCCGGGGGCAAAGACGCTGTAGGTGCCGTCGTCTTTCACCTGGCCCACATTGCCGGTGGTGAGGGAGCTGACCAGGAAACGGCTGTTTTTGGCGTCGTACTGCACGCCTTCGGGGTAGAGGTTGGACACGGTGAAGGCCACCGAGTCGGGGGCGGTTGGCGTGGCCATGTCGTCGTCATCGTCGTTGGAGCAGGAGGCCGTCAGCAGGCCGCCTAGCAGGAGGGTGGCCGCTGCAAAGTGCCGCATGTGGCCGGCTGCGGGTGCTGTGATAAAAGAAAATACGGGCATGTGAGTCGGGAAGGGAATAACGTGAACTATGTACCTACCTGAATACGGGGTTGGGCGGGCTGTTGGCGTGTAGAATTATGGGAGTACCGGCGCGGGAGCCGTGCAGCAGGCCCGGCTTGCGTGAAGCAGCGGCTATAACCAATGAAGGCGGGGCGGTGTTTGGGCAGTACGTTGCCAGCCTGAATCTGCCTTATGCCTGTTCCCCAAAAGCTCGTCAAGGGCAACCTGCCCACCAAAATCTGCCTCACCTGCGGCCGCCCCTTCGAGTATCGCAAGAAGTGGCGCAACAGCTGGGACGAGGTGAAATACTGCGGCGAGAAGTGCCAGCGCAACAAGCCGAAGCCGGGGCCGGGCTCGGCCGGCTAAATCTGCCGCCCGCAGCTCCCGATTCTGTTCTATCTTCCCCGCCAAAACCACCTTCCCCGCACCCTGCTCCCGATGAACCGTAGACTCTTCCTGCGCAACAGCTCCCTGGCCGGCCTGGCCCTATCCACGTTCACGCTGGACGCGTGCTCGTCGTCGCCTTCGTCGGCGGTGCCGGAAGCCGGTACGGCGGCCGGGGCCGGATCAGAGATGGCGCCGTTTGAGCTGCACGAGGCCACGGTGGCGCAACTGCAGGAGCAGATGAAAAGCGGCCAACGCTCGGCGCGGGCGCTGTGCGAGTTGTACCTGAAGCGCATCGAAGCCATCGACAAGGCCGGGCCGCAACTCAATTCCGTTATCGAGCTCAACCCCGACGCCCTGACCATTGCCGACCAGCTCGACCAGGAGCGCAAAACCGGCAAGCTGCGCGGCCTGCTGCATGGCATTCCGGTCCTGATCAAAGACAACATCGACACCGCCGACCAGATGCGCACCAGCGCCGGCTCGCTGGCGCTGGCGGCCCACAAGGCCACCCAGGATGCCTTCATTGTACGGAAGCTGCGCGAGGCCGGGGCCGTGGTGCTGGGCAAAACCAACCTCAGCGAGTGGGCCAACTTCCGCTCCACGCGCAGCACCAGCGGCTGGAGCAGCCGCGGCGGCCAGACCCGCAACCCCTACATCCTCGACCGCACGCCCAGCGGCAGCAGCGCCGGCTCGGGCGCGGCGGCTTCGGCCAACCTGTGCGCCGTGGCCGTCGGCACCGAAACCGATGGCTCCATTGTGTCGCCGGCCTCGTGCTGCGGGCTGGTGGGCGTGAAGCCAACGGTGGGGTTGCTGAGCCGCACCGGCATCATCCCGATTTCGGCCACCCAGGACACGGCCGGCCCCATGGCCCGCTCCGTGCACGATGCCGCCCTGTTGCTGGCCGCCATGGCCGGCCCCGACGCCGCCGACGTCGTCACCAAGGCCAGCGCCG
Proteins encoded in this region:
- a CDS encoding SMP-30/gluconolactonase/LRE family protein, with the translated sequence MPVFSFITAPAAGHMRHFAAATLLLGGLLTASCSNDDDDDMATPTAPDSVAFTVSNLYPEGVQYDAKNSRFLVSSLTTGNVGQVKDDGTYSVFAPGSGAGIISAVGMNLDDSRNRLLVASSNGTLRNVAKLVSFNRDNGQVLFNTDLGALRSAPNHFANDIAVDNQGNAYVTDSFAPVIYKVDAQGVASVFLDNQQLAAPAGAFGLNGIVFHPDGFLLVAKSDEGALFKVPVSNPAGFTRVTTTGLDLRAADGLLLQDSNTLQVVTNSQSKVYRLSTSNSWAAATLSSTFATLPQYPTTLTRRGVDSYVLYANLDKMMQNPPVSVFTIGKVRF
- a CDS encoding DUF2256 domain-containing protein translates to MPVPQKLVKGNLPTKICLTCGRPFEYRKKWRNSWDEVKYCGEKCQRNKPKPGPGSAG
- a CDS encoding amidase, whose amino-acid sequence is MNRRLFLRNSSLAGLALSTFTLDACSSSPSSAVPEAGTAAGAGSEMAPFELHEATVAQLQEQMKSGQRSARALCELYLKRIEAIDKAGPQLNSVIELNPDALTIADQLDQERKTGKLRGLLHGIPVLIKDNIDTADQMRTSAGSLALAAHKATQDAFIVRKLREAGAVVLGKTNLSEWANFRSTRSTSGWSSRGGQTRNPYILDRTPSGSSAGSGAAASANLCAVAVGTETDGSIVSPASCCGLVGVKPTVGLLSRTGIIPISATQDTAGPMARSVHDAALLLAAMAGPDAADVVTKASAGKIPADYTTFLQPNSLRGKRLGIEKGHLTGASDAIALFKTAIELLKAQGATVVEVEVEKLTDPLGEAEYDVLLYEFKDGVNKYLATAGAEVKTLADVIAFNTRNKPKAMPFFQQEILEASEKLEGLGSAKYLAALRKSQQGARAALDGVLRAQQLDAIVAITNSPARCIDLINGDSGGGPGFSSPAAMAGYPHVTVPMGQVYGLPVGLSFVGAAWQEGPLLGLAYAYEQAAKKRVAPEFKAPFVG